A genomic stretch from Telmatocola sphagniphila includes:
- a CDS encoding helix-turn-helix domain-containing protein produces the protein MLLLEKVFDPVTPGQFAQRLRELFHEKGVSGAEIARRSGFRQSSISEWLRGEKEPKATAVKKLAEALGVPVELLFADPTTDPGVPAKGRPRSKDPNKDDEGTSSEEKSS, from the coding sequence TTGTTACTTCTTGAGAAAGTCTTTGATCCCGTGACCCCCGGGCAATTTGCCCAGCGGCTACGAGAGCTTTTCCACGAAAAGGGAGTAAGCGGCGCCGAGATCGCCAGGCGATCGGGCTTCCGTCAATCCAGTATTTCTGAGTGGTTGCGGGGCGAAAAAGAGCCCAAGGCGACCGCAGTGAAAAAGCTCGCAGAAGCCCTGGGTGTCCCTGTTGAGCTGCTATTCGCCGATCCGACGACCGATCCTGGTGTGCCGGCTAAAGGTCGTCCACGCTCAAAGGATCCGAATAAAGACGACGAGGGAACATCCTCGGAAGAAAAATCCTCTTGA
- a CDS encoding LexA family protein yields MLKLTSRQKSVLEFIIQHFLQFHSVPCCRDICSQFEFRSPNAATNYLRTLFNKGYIAKRPVEKPGRGYSILRNPDGSLFRITLLVAS; encoded by the coding sequence GTGCTCAAGCTAACCTCACGGCAGAAAAGCGTCCTCGAATTCATCATTCAACACTTCTTGCAATTTCACTCAGTCCCATGCTGCCGGGACATCTGCAGCCAATTCGAATTCCGATCTCCGAACGCGGCGACGAACTACCTCCGCACGCTCTTCAATAAAGGCTACATTGCGAAACGACCTGTAGAAAAGCCCGGCCGCGGTTACTCCATCCTCCGAAATCCGGACGGTTCTCTTTTTCGCATCACCCTTCTCGTAGCGAGCTGA
- a CDS encoding PVC-type heme-binding CxxCH protein, producing the protein MRFLSFRPVLLLAMLLCINSQGYTQEKLELQPKDHIALVGNTLPDRMQHEGYLETYLHSRFPKHDLTIRNLGYSGDELTIRFRSAAFGEPAQWQEKVGANVIFAFFGYNESYGDTAGLEKFKKDLTEWVVATREGKPFGVQASTGGRSASKGPYKQIQRIVLFSPIAFENLHSTNLPDGKEHNRRLSLYTQAMADVAKANKVVFVDLFHPTLNAYPAATRPWTINGVHLNDHGNAELAKIIDTSLFGPTPPSPKFEEIRTAVKDLNFHWFMRYRTVDGYSVYGGRADLKFVGGQTNRVVAQREMEILDEMCELRDHKIWAVCKGENYTIDDSKTKDFIPVQTNKPGPLAGGLHQFLDGKEAISKMTVGKGMKVNLFADEKMFPDLIKPVQMTWDTQGRLWVATWNSYPHWKPKDQMNDKILILEDTKGTGVADKCTVFADGLHCPTGFEFWNGGILVAQQPNIVFLKDTKGSGKADYRETVISGIDSADTHHAANSFVLDPGGAIYFQEGTFHHSQIETPYTPSVRNANAGVYRYVPRTQSLEVYVAYPFANPHGHIFDRWGQDIVIDGTGSVPYQAALFSGQVDGNNKHNNTPTVYRQRTRPCPGMEILSSSNFPEEMQGNLLVGNVIGFQGILRYKLNDQGSEIKGIEQEPIVYSSDPNFRPSDLKVGPDGAIYISDWQNPIIGHMQHNLRDPSRDHLHGRVYRVTYEGRPLEKPVKIAGESTEKLLELLKDNNDRVRYRARVELTSKPTAEVVAALNVWVNNLKSDDPNYEHNMLEALWLHQSHNVLNEQLLLRELRAPEEKARAAATRVLCYMRDHVKKPIELLRIQINDSSPRVRLEAIRALSFFRGEEALSAALELLSQPLDEGLNYVFNETLVTLERRLGTGKIDQKNIAAGLVAMLNKGSIPDERKPALIETICKHGTKAELKSIWDKFDSYPPTLQKKVLGWLSEAATSRLVLPSVEDASVVKLLSGSHPELIAEAIRLAAAWKTKSATPEIEKVATDSKASLSLRQNALDALASFKDAETLKKLTAAENPLSIRFKAATALAQFDLTAGANAAASALALAKESDDPAPVVEAFILRKGGTDALAAALEKQKIDADGAKRILRAMYLAGKDDPKLSAVVSKFAGLEASPKLPTDAEIKRLTEEVIAQGDAKRGEAVFRRMDLGCMKCHAVNKAGGNIGPDLCAIGGSSPVDYVVESILNPSAKIKEEYLTKSITTSSGVTITGIVVERNKNLVVLKDATGKLTKIPVSDIEEEKTGKSLMPEGITRILTKGELLDLMRFVSELGKAGPYAIRKETTIQRWKLLKSVPAEIKDSVPNREQVREIFIGGKPEIWENVYSQTSGSLPLTELKKAGQSVVYLQGEIEVKVSGQIAFLIDSKNPISIWIDEEEVGKGTSSFKLESKLEKGRHKISVRTTLPAGNPGDLRIEVKKPASSVGEFEIVHSGE; encoded by the coding sequence ATGCGTTTTCTCTCCTTCCGGCCAGTACTCCTACTGGCGATGCTACTTTGCATCAATTCCCAAGGCTACACCCAGGAAAAACTCGAACTCCAACCCAAAGACCACATCGCCCTCGTCGGCAATACCCTGCCCGACCGGATGCAGCACGAAGGTTACCTCGAAACCTACCTGCACTCCCGCTTCCCCAAACACGACCTGACCATCCGCAACCTCGGCTACAGCGGCGATGAACTCACGATCCGCTTCCGCTCCGCCGCGTTCGGCGAACCGGCCCAATGGCAGGAAAAAGTAGGCGCCAACGTGATCTTCGCCTTCTTCGGCTACAACGAATCCTACGGCGATACCGCCGGGCTCGAAAAATTCAAAAAGGACCTGACGGAGTGGGTTGTCGCCACCCGCGAAGGCAAACCCTTCGGCGTGCAAGCGAGCACCGGTGGCCGCTCTGCAAGCAAAGGCCCTTACAAACAAATCCAACGAATCGTTCTCTTCTCCCCCATTGCCTTCGAAAATCTGCACAGCACCAACCTACCAGACGGCAAAGAACATAACCGCCGGTTGAGTCTGTACACGCAGGCGATGGCCGATGTGGCCAAGGCCAATAAGGTCGTATTCGTCGACCTGTTCCACCCGACCTTGAACGCCTATCCCGCCGCTACCCGCCCCTGGACCATCAACGGCGTCCATCTGAACGATCACGGCAATGCCGAACTGGCCAAGATCATCGATACTAGCCTGTTCGGGCCGACACCTCCGAGCCCCAAATTTGAAGAGATTCGCACGGCGGTAAAAGATCTCAACTTCCACTGGTTCATGCGTTACCGCACGGTTGATGGCTACTCGGTCTACGGCGGCCGGGCCGACCTGAAATTCGTCGGCGGCCAGACCAACCGCGTCGTCGCCCAGCGCGAAATGGAAATTCTCGATGAAATGTGCGAACTGCGCGATCACAAGATCTGGGCCGTTTGCAAAGGTGAAAACTACACCATCGACGATTCGAAAACCAAGGATTTCATTCCGGTTCAAACCAACAAGCCGGGCCCCTTAGCGGGCGGCCTGCACCAGTTCCTCGATGGCAAAGAAGCCATCTCCAAGATGACGGTTGGCAAAGGCATGAAGGTGAACCTCTTCGCCGATGAGAAGATGTTCCCGGATCTGATTAAACCGGTGCAAATGACCTGGGACACCCAGGGCCGGTTGTGGGTAGCCACCTGGAATTCCTACCCGCACTGGAAGCCAAAAGATCAGATGAACGACAAGATCCTGATTCTGGAAGACACCAAAGGTACGGGTGTGGCCGATAAGTGCACCGTCTTTGCCGATGGCCTGCATTGCCCGACCGGATTCGAATTCTGGAACGGCGGCATCCTGGTGGCCCAGCAACCGAATATCGTCTTCCTGAAAGACACCAAGGGATCGGGCAAAGCCGATTATCGCGAAACCGTTATCAGCGGTATCGACAGTGCCGACACGCACCATGCCGCGAATAGCTTCGTGCTGGATCCGGGTGGGGCGATCTACTTCCAGGAAGGGACCTTCCACCATTCTCAAATCGAAACGCCTTACACGCCGAGCGTTCGCAACGCGAATGCCGGGGTCTACCGTTACGTGCCGCGCACGCAATCGCTGGAAGTCTATGTCGCGTATCCCTTCGCGAATCCGCACGGCCACATTTTCGACCGCTGGGGCCAGGATATTGTCATCGACGGCACCGGTTCGGTTCCCTATCAAGCCGCGTTGTTCAGCGGTCAGGTCGATGGCAATAACAAGCACAACAACACGCCGACGGTTTACCGGCAGCGTACTCGCCCCTGCCCGGGTATGGAAATTCTCTCCAGCAGTAATTTCCCCGAGGAAATGCAGGGCAACCTGCTGGTCGGTAATGTGATCGGTTTCCAGGGGATTCTCCGTTATAAACTGAACGATCAAGGTTCCGAGATCAAGGGGATCGAACAGGAACCGATCGTATACTCGAGCGATCCAAACTTCCGCCCCTCCGACTTGAAAGTTGGCCCGGACGGAGCCATTTACATTTCGGATTGGCAGAACCCGATCATCGGCCACATGCAACATAACCTTCGTGACCCGAGCCGCGACCACCTGCACGGCCGGGTCTACCGGGTGACCTACGAAGGCCGTCCACTCGAAAAACCGGTGAAGATTGCAGGCGAATCGACGGAAAAGCTCCTCGAACTGCTGAAGGATAACAACGATAGAGTTCGCTATCGCGCTCGCGTTGAACTGACTTCGAAGCCGACGGCGGAAGTGGTGGCGGCTTTGAACGTCTGGGTTAACAATCTCAAGAGCGACGACCCGAACTACGAACACAATATGCTGGAAGCTCTCTGGCTGCACCAGTCTCACAACGTGCTGAACGAGCAACTTCTGCTTCGCGAGTTGCGGGCTCCCGAAGAAAAGGCGCGGGCCGCGGCCACCCGCGTGCTCTGCTACATGCGCGATCATGTAAAGAAGCCGATTGAACTGCTGCGAATTCAAATCAACGATTCCAGCCCGCGCGTACGACTGGAAGCCATTCGGGCTCTTAGCTTCTTCCGTGGAGAAGAAGCCCTCTCGGCGGCTCTCGAACTTTTGTCTCAGCCGTTGGATGAAGGTTTGAATTACGTATTCAACGAAACGCTGGTGACACTCGAACGACGTTTGGGCACCGGCAAAATCGATCAGAAGAATATTGCCGCCGGGCTGGTGGCGATGCTGAATAAGGGTTCGATTCCGGACGAGCGCAAACCGGCGTTGATCGAAACTATCTGCAAGCACGGCACCAAGGCGGAATTGAAGAGCATTTGGGATAAATTCGACAGCTATCCACCGACCTTGCAGAAGAAAGTTCTGGGCTGGTTGAGTGAAGCGGCCACTTCCCGACTGGTTTTGCCTAGCGTGGAAGATGCCTCTGTGGTGAAACTGCTCTCGGGCAGTCATCCCGAATTGATTGCGGAAGCGATCCGACTGGCCGCCGCCTGGAAGACCAAATCCGCAACCCCGGAAATCGAGAAGGTGGCGACCGACAGCAAGGCCAGCCTATCGCTGCGTCAAAATGCTCTCGATGCGTTGGCCAGCTTCAAAGATGCGGAAACGCTGAAGAAGCTGACGGCTGCAGAAAATCCGCTGTCGATCCGCTTTAAGGCCGCGACGGCTCTGGCTCAGTTCGACCTGACCGCCGGTGCTAATGCCGCAGCCTCGGCTCTGGCCCTCGCCAAGGAATCGGATGATCCGGCTCCTGTGGTAGAAGCGTTTATTCTGCGTAAGGGCGGCACCGATGCTTTGGCCGCTGCTCTGGAAAAACAAAAGATCGATGCGGATGGGGCCAAGCGAATTCTGCGGGCCATGTACTTGGCCGGTAAGGACGATCCGAAGCTTTCGGCCGTCGTCAGCAAGTTCGCCGGGTTGGAGGCTTCTCCGAAGCTGCCGACCGATGCGGAAATCAAGCGACTGACCGAAGAAGTGATCGCCCAGGGCGATGCCAAACGGGGCGAAGCGGTTTTCCGCCGGATGGACCTGGGCTGCATGAAGTGTCACGCGGTGAACAAAGCCGGCGGCAACATTGGTCCCGATCTCTGTGCAATCGGCGGGTCTTCGCCGGTCGATTATGTGGTCGAGTCGATTCTCAACCCCAGTGCCAAGATCAAGGAAGAATACCTGACGAAGAGTATCACGACTTCTTCGGGTGTGACGATTACCGGGATCGTGGTCGAGCGAAACAAAAACCTGGTGGTGTTGAAGGATGCGACCGGTAAGCTCACCAAGATTCCCGTTTCGGACATCGAAGAAGAAAAGACCGGTAAGTCGCTGATGCCCGAAGGCATCACCCGAATTCTGACCAAGGGCGAACTGCTCGACCTGATGCGGTTCGTCAGCGAACTGGGCAAGGCCGGTCCTTACGCCATCCGCAAGGAAACCACGATTCAGCGCTGGAAACTCCTGAAATCGGTTCCGGCGGAAATCAAGGACAGCGTGCCCAATCGCGAACAGGTCCGAGAGATCTTCATCGGTGGCAAACCGGAAATTTGGGAGAATGTCTACTCTCAGACCAGCGGCAGCCTGCCTCTGACAGAACTGAAGAAAGCCGGCCAGAGTGTGGTCTACCTGCAAGGGGAGATCGAAGTGAAAGTCTCGGGCCAGATTGCATTCCTCATCGATTCCAAGAATCCGATCAGTATCTGGATTGACGAAGAAGAAGTTGGCAAAGGCACGTCTTCCTTCAAGTTGGAATCCAAGCTGGAAAAAGGACGGCACAAGATCTCGGTTCGCACCACTCTCCCGGCCGGAAATCCGGGCGATCTGCGAATCGAAGTGAAGAAGCCGGCTAGTTCGGTGGGTGAGTTTGAAATCGTCCATTCCGGAGAATAG
- a CDS encoding DUF58 domain-containing protein, producing MLPADLHLLIRRLHLRVRRKMQASLLGNYHTLFKGSGLTFEEVREYQPGDDIRSIDWNVTARLNAPFIKTFSEERQRTILLMIDISGSLNFSTEINTKQQILAEMAALLALSAVENRDRVGLLLFAGKVERYLPPGKARMNIPRLLSDILLTEPSDPRTNLTAALDFVNKLKLRKAVVFLMSDFLAEDYENSLRQMARRHETFALKVTDPAEIEVPRSGLIRLRDAETGQIRLIDTNQKSFPQNFQEQVQKRRREFERTLAAARIDSLEVSTVGGHLEALIRFFERRAAHPGVRS from the coding sequence ATGCTTCCCGCGGACCTGCATCTATTGATTCGACGACTGCACCTGCGAGTTCGTCGAAAGATGCAGGCCTCTCTTTTAGGTAACTATCACACTCTTTTCAAAGGCAGCGGGCTGACTTTCGAGGAAGTCCGCGAGTATCAGCCGGGCGATGACATTCGCTCGATCGATTGGAACGTCACTGCTCGCCTGAATGCCCCGTTCATCAAAACCTTTTCCGAAGAACGGCAACGCACCATCCTGTTGATGATCGACATCTCCGGCAGCCTGAATTTTTCCACCGAGATCAACACCAAGCAGCAAATTCTGGCGGAAATGGCCGCGTTATTGGCATTGAGCGCGGTCGAAAATCGGGATCGAGTGGGGCTACTCTTGTTCGCCGGCAAGGTGGAGCGGTATCTGCCACCGGGCAAAGCCCGCATGAATATCCCCCGCTTACTCAGCGATATCCTCTTGACCGAGCCGAGCGACCCACGAACCAATCTGACGGCTGCATTGGACTTCGTGAACAAGCTGAAGCTGCGTAAGGCCGTCGTATTTCTGATGAGTGATTTTCTGGCGGAAGACTATGAAAATTCACTCCGTCAGATGGCCCGCCGTCACGAAACTTTCGCTCTGAAGGTCACTGATCCGGCGGAGATAGAAGTACCTCGGAGTGGGTTAATCCGGCTTCGGGATGCCGAAACGGGGCAGATCCGTCTCATTGACACGAATCAGAAATCCTTTCCGCAAAATTTTCAGGAACAGGTGCAAAAACGCCGACGGGAATTCGAACGGACACTGGCAGCTGCTAGAATCGATTCGCTGGAGGTCTCCACTGTCGGCGGCCATCTCGAAGCCTTGATCCGCTTCTTCGAACGGCGGGCGGCCCACCCCGGAGTTCGCTCATGA
- a CDS encoding AAA family ATPase, producing MIENQECFDPQALLAALAEAGAEIHSPSKIRCPFHDDTNPSASIYEEGGHWRFKCFAANCGFLGDVLDVRRQQAGGGNRLGSAFNRQTLLKPGAPMGYDTPRPPKPYLTLEALVQSEPNCKEHYRYTDPETGTVDMLVLRIEPPGEKKRFVQCHFSAEYAGWIKKHPPLPFPIYNRKRVLTAKVVIVVEGEKCVHALQSIGMVATTCPGGARRSFKTNKGTAEEADWRPLAGKIVFLWPDNDVVDPKTGKRGGVEHMRAVAAELAQLEPPCKLMWIDPDAIANNPPKGDAADFVARFAGQNRSEEDLRDQVVLEVLDKAVPLGGPAQSLEQLIEDTIAGKRTSIEWPWRQFTILTQALLPGTVTIFCGEPGSGKSFMLLQAMFHLFENGVPLAMYMLEDGIDIHLLRVLAQLSNKSDITNASWVKDNGPFIQSCLSIHKTVLDQFSRCLTAEGESNDIPTYAMLLNWIEKKMQAGARVVVVDPITAASPAEKPWVEDKNFLLAVKRLAVRFGSSIILTTHPKKQGRSNNHLDDLAGGAGFARFTHTIVWLKRLDKPETSTVYPGWGGSISVKHNRILHIVKTRNAQGAGVDLAFSFSTESLKFKEEGIIEKD from the coding sequence ATGATCGAAAATCAAGAATGTTTTGACCCTCAGGCCCTGCTGGCAGCTCTGGCGGAAGCCGGTGCGGAGATCCACAGCCCCTCCAAGATCCGATGCCCGTTTCACGACGACACGAACCCTTCCGCTTCGATCTACGAGGAAGGCGGACATTGGCGATTCAAATGTTTTGCGGCCAACTGCGGATTCCTCGGCGACGTGCTTGATGTGCGGCGTCAGCAGGCCGGCGGTGGCAACCGCTTGGGCTCCGCGTTCAACCGGCAAACTCTTCTGAAGCCCGGCGCTCCGATGGGCTACGACACTCCCAGACCGCCTAAGCCCTATCTAACGCTGGAGGCCCTGGTACAATCCGAGCCGAATTGCAAAGAGCATTATCGCTACACAGACCCGGAGACCGGCACGGTCGATATGCTTGTGCTTCGCATCGAACCGCCGGGCGAAAAGAAGCGGTTCGTGCAGTGCCACTTTTCGGCGGAGTATGCGGGCTGGATTAAGAAGCATCCGCCGCTTCCGTTTCCGATTTACAACCGCAAGCGGGTCCTGACCGCCAAAGTGGTAATCGTCGTCGAGGGCGAGAAGTGCGTTCACGCCTTGCAGTCGATCGGTATGGTGGCCACGACTTGCCCAGGAGGAGCTCGGCGGAGTTTCAAAACTAACAAGGGGACTGCGGAAGAAGCGGACTGGCGACCATTGGCCGGGAAGATCGTTTTCCTCTGGCCCGACAACGACGTCGTCGACCCAAAGACTGGCAAGCGCGGCGGCGTCGAGCACATGCGGGCGGTAGCGGCCGAACTCGCCCAGCTCGAACCGCCGTGCAAGTTGATGTGGATCGACCCGGATGCGATTGCCAACAATCCCCCCAAGGGAGATGCTGCCGATTTCGTAGCGCGTTTTGCGGGTCAGAATAGGTCTGAGGAAGATCTCCGGGATCAGGTGGTTTTGGAGGTGCTGGATAAAGCGGTCCCGTTAGGCGGCCCGGCTCAATCCCTGGAGCAGTTGATCGAAGACACGATCGCCGGCAAGCGTACATCGATCGAATGGCCCTGGCGTCAATTTACCATTTTGACGCAGGCCCTGCTGCCGGGAACCGTGACGATCTTCTGCGGTGAGCCCGGATCCGGAAAGAGCTTCATGCTCCTGCAGGCGATGTTCCACCTTTTTGAAAACGGCGTACCTTTGGCGATGTACATGCTGGAGGATGGAATCGACATCCATCTGCTTCGCGTTCTGGCCCAGCTCTCGAACAAATCGGATATAACCAACGCCAGCTGGGTGAAGGACAATGGCCCCTTCATTCAGTCCTGTTTGTCCATTCACAAAACGGTCTTGGATCAATTCTCCCGATGCCTGACTGCTGAAGGGGAATCCAACGATATCCCGACCTATGCGATGCTCTTGAACTGGATCGAAAAGAAGATGCAGGCGGGGGCTCGAGTGGTAGTCGTCGATCCGATCACGGCTGCGTCACCAGCGGAAAAGCCATGGGTCGAGGATAAGAATTTCCTCCTGGCGGTAAAGCGGCTGGCTGTCCGATTCGGGTCCTCGATCATCCTGACGACTCACCCCAAGAAGCAGGGCCGCAGCAACAACCATTTGGACGATCTCGCCGGCGGAGCAGGTTTCGCTCGATTCACGCATACGATCGTCTGGCTGAAGCGACTCGATAAACCGGAGACCAGCACCGTGTACCCCGGCTGGGGCGGCTCAATTTCGGTCAAACACAATCGCATACTGCACATTGTTAAGACCCGAAACGCCCAGGGGGCCGGCGTCGACCTGGCCTTCAGCTTCAGCACTGAATCTCTGAAGTTCAAAGAAGAAGGCATCATCGAGAAGGATTAG
- a CDS encoding tyrosine-type recombinase/integrase, which yields MSKKLPQLRLHRPSGQYYWWNGQLKRRIHCGLIKAEAEKKYHRDMVRYAERLVSPQPLEQSLTRLDDPTVAQALAAYVRHAQGYYSHDKRTQSRISQATQAVVELYGDLPAREFRAKHLKAVRAYLVDTRKERREHLKSRKPRPLSRRYINHLVAAIRAAWRWLGVEEIIPDEAATSVMLVSDLSEGRGGVERGRVMPVPGWVVEATLHFCNPVIAAMIRVQLLLGCRPSEIARLKRGDLSTSVTELVKVPRSNETIRARVVNDQLIWLGVPGSHKTIRLGKLRVLAFGPQAQEILKPFLDRNPEEYLFSTIEGGQRGPRKGKGFYETSTYGQAVMRAVLRANEVRAKEQLPLIPHWTPNQLRHSRATEIVERFDESHATAALGHSSPRMLSVYAEQAIGKAIEVARLAG from the coding sequence ATGTCCAAGAAGCTCCCCCAACTCCGATTACACCGTCCGTCCGGCCAGTATTACTGGTGGAATGGCCAACTCAAAAGACGAATCCACTGCGGCCTCATCAAGGCCGAAGCGGAGAAGAAATACCATCGAGACATGGTTCGTTATGCCGAGAGGCTAGTCTCGCCCCAGCCCCTCGAACAATCACTCACTCGCTTGGATGATCCGACCGTCGCCCAGGCCCTGGCGGCTTACGTGCGACATGCTCAGGGATACTACTCTCACGACAAAAGGACTCAATCCCGGATCAGCCAAGCGACGCAGGCGGTCGTCGAGCTCTATGGAGATCTTCCCGCTCGGGAGTTTCGCGCCAAGCATCTCAAAGCAGTTCGCGCTTACCTGGTCGATACGCGTAAAGAACGAAGGGAGCATCTGAAGTCCCGCAAGCCTCGACCTTTGTCGCGTCGTTATATCAATCACCTGGTCGCGGCCATCCGAGCTGCCTGGCGTTGGCTGGGAGTGGAAGAAATCATTCCCGATGAAGCCGCCACGAGCGTGATGCTCGTCAGCGATCTCTCCGAAGGCAGAGGCGGTGTCGAGCGGGGCCGTGTGATGCCCGTTCCTGGTTGGGTCGTCGAAGCCACGCTGCACTTCTGTAACCCTGTGATCGCCGCCATGATTCGCGTGCAGCTTCTGCTCGGATGTCGGCCTTCGGAAATAGCTCGCCTCAAAAGGGGAGATCTCTCGACGTCGGTCACCGAGCTCGTGAAAGTTCCCCGCTCGAATGAGACGATTCGGGCCAGAGTGGTCAACGATCAGCTGATCTGGCTCGGAGTGCCGGGATCTCACAAAACGATCCGACTCGGCAAATTGAGAGTGCTCGCCTTTGGACCCCAAGCTCAAGAAATCCTAAAACCTTTCCTCGATCGCAATCCGGAGGAGTATCTGTTCTCGACGATTGAAGGGGGCCAGCGCGGGCCTAGAAAAGGTAAAGGGTTCTACGAGACTTCGACGTACGGCCAGGCGGTAATGCGTGCTGTCCTGCGGGCCAACGAAGTGAGAGCCAAGGAACAACTGCCACTCATTCCCCACTGGACTCCGAATCAGTTAAGGCACAGTCGCGCTACCGAGATCGTGGAAAGGTTTGACGAATCCCACGCGACGGCCGCACTCGGCCATTCCTCGCCCAGGATGCTCAGCGTCTACGCCGAACAGGCGATCGGCAAGGCTATCGAGGTCGCGCGTCTGGCGGGCTAG
- a CDS encoding carbon storage regulator: MSTELDQRTALVVTISIEEPLWIGADVELQVVSVQGEKVMVRVVAPPEVSVDRASIRARKLAAQSSPALGRRGR; the protein is encoded by the coding sequence ATGAGCACGGAATTGGATCAACGCACCGCATTGGTGGTCACGATCAGCATCGAAGAGCCCCTCTGGATCGGAGCCGATGTCGAGCTCCAGGTAGTCTCCGTCCAGGGAGAAAAGGTCATGGTGCGAGTGGTCGCACCTCCTGAAGTGTCCGTCGATCGAGCCTCGATCCGGGCGAGGAAACTCGCCGCCCAATCAAGCCCCGCCCTCGGCCGCCGTGGCCGATAG